In Populus nigra chromosome 1, ddPopNigr1.1, whole genome shotgun sequence, one genomic interval encodes:
- the LOC133679912 gene encoding gibberellin-regulated protein 14-like has translation MAFKAVCLMVVAFVLVTAKASYMNEDFKEKAVYSKSVVPASTPAPPEVKSPTPAPPVVTPSTPLYKPPTPAPPVKTPPPAPPVNPPTPVKPPTTPAPPVYKPPSPAPPVNPPTPVKPPTTPAPPVYKPPSPAPTPVPPVKPPTTGPMPPPVRTRSDCTPLCGQRCKLHSRKRLCVRACMTCCDRCKCVPPGTYGNREKCGKCYTDMTTRRNKPKCP, from the exons ATGGCTTTCAAAGCTGTGTGTCTTATGGTGGTTGCTTTTGTTTTAGTTACTGCAAAG GCTTCATACATGAATGAAGACTTCAAGGAGaag GCTGTTTATTCCAAATCTGTGGTGCCTGCATCAACTCCTGCTCCTCCAGAGGTCAAGTCACCGACCCCCGCCCCGCCAGTGGTCACTCCTTCCACACCATTGTACAAGCCACCAACTCCCGCGCCACCAGTTAAGACACCACCTCCAGCACCGCCAGTCAACCCCCCCACACCTGTGAAGCCACCCACTACTCCCGCCCCACCGGTCTACAAGCCACCATCTCCAGCACCGCCAGTCAACCCCCCCACACCTGTGAAGCCACCCACTACTCCTGCCCCACCGGTCTACAAGCCACCATCTCCAGCACCCACACCTGTGCCTCCCGTGAAGCCACCCACTACTGGACCAATGCCGCCGCCAGTTAGGACAAGATCGG ATTGCACCCCTCTATGTGGGCAGAGGTGTAAGTTACATTCAAGGAAAAGACTCTGTGTTAGAGCTTGCATGACTTGCTGTGACCGATGCAAATGCGTGCCGCCGGGGACTTACGGTAACAGGGAGAAATGTGGCAAGTGCTATACTGACATGACCACCCGCCGCAACAAGCCCAAGTgcccttga